One genomic window of Clostridium taeniosporum includes the following:
- the rfbA gene encoding glucose-1-phosphate thymidylyltransferase RfbA, with translation MTKGIILAGGSGTRLYPLTMITSKQFLPIYDKPMIYYPLSTLMLAGIKDILIISTPHDLPNFKKLLGDGTCYGINLSYKEQPSPDGLAQAFILGEDFIGNDNCAMILGDNIFHGNGFTKQLKKAVENNNGATIFGYYVDDPQRFGVVEFNKKGQVLSLEEKPKKPKSNYAITGLYFYDNNVCSYAKTLTPSKRGELEITDLNKIYLSKNKLDVITLGRGYTWFDAGTVDSLTQATEYVKIIELKQGLKIACLEEISYKNNWIDKKTLLKSAEAYGKSPYGAHLKNVANEKIIY, from the coding sequence TTGACTAAAGGCATAATCTTAGCTGGTGGAAGTGGTACAAGACTATACCCTTTAACTATGATAACATCAAAACAATTTTTGCCTATATATGATAAACCAATGATTTACTATCCTCTTTCAACATTAATGCTTGCCGGTATCAAAGACATCTTAATAATTTCAACTCCCCACGATCTTCCTAATTTTAAAAAATTATTAGGTGATGGTACCTGTTATGGAATTAATCTATCATATAAAGAACAACCTTCTCCAGATGGATTAGCCCAAGCTTTTATATTAGGTGAAGATTTTATAGGTAATGACAATTGCGCAATGATACTTGGTGATAATATATTTCATGGTAATGGCTTTACAAAACAATTAAAAAAAGCAGTAGAAAACAATAATGGTGCAACAATTTTTGGATATTATGTAGATGATCCTCAGCGTTTTGGTGTTGTAGAATTTAATAAAAAAGGTCAAGTACTTTCATTAGAAGAAAAACCTAAAAAACCAAAATCAAATTACGCTATTACAGGACTTTATTTTTATGATAACAATGTATGTAGTTATGCAAAGACTTTAACACCATCTAAACGTGGTGAATTAGAAATTACTGATTTAAATAAAATTTATTTAAGTAAAAATAAATTAGATGTAATAACTTTGGGACGTGGATATACTTGGTTTGATGCCGGAACTGTAGATAGCTTAACTCAAGCTACTGAATATGTAAAAATCATAGAATTGAAACAAGGTCTTAAAATAGCTTGCCTAGAAGAAATTTCTTATAAAAATAATTGGATTGATAAAAAAACATTGCTTAAGAGTGCTGAAGCCTATGGCAAAAGCCCTTATGGTGCTCATTTAAAAAATGTAGCTAATGAAAAAATTATTTACTAA
- a CDS encoding DUF11 domain-containing protein, with protein MVDLKVVKSADKSYIFFGISNRVKYSIVITNVGDTKANCVKIRDIMSKGAYFIPGTFTINGCCTDINEINSNINIGSIKPGSNIIVTFDVEVVKYNPPSQIEDQAIVTYCDENTNILTAYSQVLTIPVIRINVGMKKTVDKCTAKVGEIVSYSVLITNNSNIKIDDVVFYDSLPEEVQLLPASVLINLEPQYNENFDGGIPLGTLNAYSSIMISFQVVIVSLPNSKLLKNSSTIEFSYTILDNGIPVTSLGEACSCEVITKVLDSILQC; from the coding sequence GTGGTAGATTTAAAAGTAGTAAAAAGCGCTGATAAAAGCTATATATTTTTTGGTATATCAAATAGGGTAAAATATTCTATAGTTATAACTAATGTAGGAGATACAAAAGCTAATTGTGTAAAAATAAGAGATATAATGAGCAAAGGAGCATACTTTATACCAGGCACTTTTACAATAAATGGTTGCTGTACAGATATAAATGAAATTAATAGCAATATTAATATAGGATCAATAAAACCAGGTTCAAATATAATAGTTACTTTTGATGTTGAGGTAGTAAAGTATAATCCACCATCACAAATAGAAGATCAAGCTATAGTGACTTATTGTGACGAAAATACTAATATTTTAACTGCTTACAGTCAAGTGTTAACAATACCTGTAATTAGAATAAATGTTGGGATGAAAAAGACAGTTGATAAATGCACTGCAAAAGTTGGTGAAATAGTAAGTTATTCTGTATTAATTACTAATAATAGTAATATCAAAATTGACGATGTTGTATTTTATGATTCATTACCAGAAGAAGTACAATTATTACCAGCAAGTGTTTTAATAAATTTAGAGCCTCAATATAATGAAAACTTTGATGGTGGAATACCTTTAGGAACATTAAATGCTTATTCAAGTATTATGATAAGTTTCCAAGTTGTAATAGTTTCATTACCGAATTCGAAATTATTAAAGAATAGTTCAACAATAGAATTTAGTTATACCATTTTAGATAATGGAATTCCAGTAACTTCTTTAGGCGAAGCTTGTAGTTGTGAGGTAATAACTAAAGTTCTTGATAGTATTTTACAATGCTAA
- a CDS encoding glycosyltransferase, whose amino-acid sequence MGKKITLSLCMIVKDEEKTLERCLNSVKSFIDEIIIVDTGSKDSTKDIAKKFNAKIYDFKWVNDFSKARNFSFSKATSDYILWLDGDDFIDQKNIKIIENLLSSFNKSYDYVSAEYILGRNSNGEINYSLRRNRIVKRSMNFKWIGHVHEYLEVYGKRLVGEFAIEHGKVKEYTDRNLQIFRDMEKKKVIFTPRDLLYYANELKDNGYYKEAVKNYRKFLETKQGWIEDVKTAYSKIVDCYKLMDMKDKIPRIIFECFQVDIPRADICCSLGEYYLEKSKFKQAAFWYRTALDCRHEKENPAIDFKDYYTWIPSLQLCVCYFQMGKLNCSYFFNELAATFVPDLDKIEYNRKYFKGEFKRRQVFPPKIEYPIKISDYIKYL is encoded by the coding sequence ATGGGAAAGAAAATAACACTAAGTTTATGCATGATAGTAAAAGATGAAGAAAAAACATTAGAGCGTTGTTTAAATTCAGTAAAATCTTTTATTGATGAAATTATAATTGTTGATACTGGATCTAAGGATTCTACAAAAGATATTGCAAAAAAATTTAATGCTAAAATTTATGATTTCAAATGGGTAAATGATTTTTCTAAAGCTAGAAATTTTTCATTTAGTAAAGCAACTAGTGACTATATTTTATGGTTAGATGGTGATGATTTTATAGATCAAAAGAATATAAAAATTATTGAGAATTTATTATCAAGCTTTAATAAAAGTTATGATTATGTAAGTGCTGAATATATTTTAGGACGAAATTCTAATGGCGAAATTAATTATTCTTTAAGAAGAAATAGAATTGTAAAAAGATCTATGAATTTTAAATGGATAGGACATGTACATGAATATTTAGAAGTTTATGGAAAAAGATTGGTTGGAGAGTTTGCAATAGAGCATGGTAAGGTAAAAGAATATACAGATAGAAATCTTCAAATATTTAGAGATATGGAGAAGAAGAAGGTTATTTTTACTCCAAGGGATCTTTTATATTATGCAAATGAATTAAAGGATAATGGATATTATAAAGAAGCTGTTAAAAATTACAGGAAATTTTTAGAAACTAAACAAGGGTGGATAGAAGATGTAAAAACAGCGTATTCCAAAATAGTTGATTGTTATAAATTAATGGATATGAAAGATAAGATACCAAGAATAATTTTTGAATGTTTTCAAGTAGATATTCCTAGAGCAGATATTTGTTGTTCACTTGGAGAATATTATTTAGAAAAATCTAAATTTAAACAAGCAGCATTTTGGTACAGAACAGCTTTAGATTGTAGGCATGAAAAAGAAAATCCAGCAATTGATTTTAAAGATTACTATACATGGATCCCAAGTCTTCAATTATGTGTATGTTACTTTCAAATGGGGAAATTAAACTGTTCTTATTTCTTTAATGAGTTAGCAGCAACATTTGTACCAGATTTAGATAAGATTGAATATAATAGAAAATATTTTAAAGGAGAATTTAAAAGAAGACAGGTATTTCCACCAAAAATAGAATATCCAATAAAAATAAGTGATTACATTAAATATTTATAA
- a CDS encoding glycosyltransferase family protein, translating into MNNNKISFIITVNDELAYKESKYYIDNLTVPVGFDIEILPIRNAESITKAYNYAIENCDSKYKVYLHQDVMIINKNFIEDILNIFNSDEKIGLIGMCGVKTIPDSGIWWEGINKFGKIYQSSTGVLALLDFENPNQLYEEVECIDGLIMITQYDLHWREDIFKGWHFYDISQCLEFKNKEYKVVVPKQDIPWCTHDCGIVNTSNGFYSDRDLFIKTYKKLN; encoded by the coding sequence ATGAATAATAATAAAATAAGCTTTATAATTACTGTTAATGATGAATTAGCATATAAAGAAAGTAAGTATTATATAGATAATCTTACAGTACCAGTGGGGTTTGATATTGAAATATTACCTATCAGAAATGCAGAAAGTATAACAAAAGCCTATAATTATGCTATAGAGAATTGTGATTCTAAGTATAAGGTTTATCTCCATCAAGATGTAATGATAATTAATAAAAACTTTATAGAAGATATATTAAATATATTTAATTCAGATGAAAAAATAGGATTAATTGGAATGTGCGGTGTTAAAACTATACCTGATAGTGGTATATGGTGGGAAGGAATAAATAAATTTGGAAAAATTTATCAAAGCAGTACAGGAGTACTTGCACTGTTAGATTTTGAAAATCCGAATCAATTGTATGAAGAGGTAGAATGTATTGATGGGCTAATTATGATAACACAATATGATCTTCATTGGAGAGAAGACATCTTTAAAGGATGGCATTTTTATGATATATCTCAATGTTTAGAATTTAAAAATAAAGAATATAAAGTTGTTGTCCCTAAACAAGATATACCATGGTGCACTCATGATTGTGGTATAGTTAATACTTCAAATGGTTTTTATTCAGATAGAGATTTATTTATTAAGACTTATAAAAAGCTTAATTAA
- a CDS encoding bifunctional glycosyltransferase family 2 protein/class I SAM-dependent methyltransferase, whose translation MNGNISTGIETLNYIRDYNVVITEKVRFTSIIILTYNQLEYTKLCIESIRKFTPENYYEIIVIDNNSTDGTVEWLNEQEDLKLILNQMNLGFPVGCNQGINVAKGENILLLNNDTIVTPNWLNNLDKALYSKDNIGAVGAITNNCSNGQQIGVAYNDIQEMLEFSDKINISNEEKWLYKTKLIGFCYLIKKQVLNKTGLLDPLFTPGNYEDDDISLRILKEGYYLLLCNDCFIHHFGSVSFSKDMNKFSMYFSINRAKLDYKWGFNVSYSNNARNDLIEMMDCDIRKKIKVLEVGCGAGATLIELKNKFKNVETYGIEINEKAAEIAKGISNIIVGNIENMEISYKENFFDYIILGDVLEHLINPWEVMGKLKRYLKLSGKIIASIPNLIHITIIRDILNGKFTYTDQGILDRTHLRFFTLEEIRKLFTVTGYEINDIKYNNIYVNEPDHQLINELCRITNEEMRSQYYIYQYRIKAGKIIDPNRYIKPELIKLKYMLMRIDNDVYDIETIDYIFNMYENNEDYFIYDIKYFINKEIINKEKVIDKIKQEASNRNLDELIISLGGLM comes from the coding sequence ATGAATGGTAATATAAGTACAGGTATAGAGACGTTAAATTATATAAGAGATTATAATGTTGTTATTACTGAAAAAGTACGATTTACGAGCATAATTATTTTAACTTATAATCAATTAGAATATACAAAATTATGTATTGAAAGTATTAGAAAATTTACACCTGAAAATTATTATGAAATAATAGTAATAGATAATAATTCCACAGATGGAACTGTAGAGTGGTTAAATGAACAAGAAGATTTAAAATTAATATTAAATCAAATGAATTTGGGATTTCCAGTAGGGTGTAATCAAGGGATAAATGTAGCTAAAGGAGAAAATATACTACTGTTAAATAATGATACAATAGTTACTCCTAATTGGTTAAATAATTTGGATAAGGCTTTATATAGTAAAGATAATATAGGTGCTGTTGGGGCAATAACTAATAATTGCTCTAATGGACAGCAAATTGGTGTAGCATATAATGATATACAAGAAATGTTAGAGTTTTCTGACAAAATCAATATATCAAATGAAGAAAAATGGCTTTACAAAACTAAATTGATAGGATTTTGTTATCTTATAAAAAAACAAGTTTTAAACAAAACAGGCTTATTAGATCCTTTATTTACTCCAGGAAATTATGAAGATGATGATATATCTTTAAGGATATTAAAAGAAGGTTATTATTTATTATTATGTAATGATTGTTTTATACATCATTTTGGAAGTGTTTCTTTTAGTAAAGATATGAATAAATTTTCTATGTACTTTTCAATAAATAGGGCTAAATTAGATTATAAGTGGGGATTTAATGTTAGTTATAGTAATAATGCAAGAAATGATTTGATAGAAATGATGGATTGTGATATAAGAAAAAAAATAAAGGTATTAGAAGTAGGGTGTGGAGCAGGAGCAACACTTATAGAATTAAAAAATAAATTTAAAAATGTAGAAACCTATGGAATTGAGATAAATGAAAAAGCAGCTGAAATAGCTAAAGGAATTTCTAATATTATAGTAGGTAATATAGAAAACATGGAAATTAGCTATAAAGAAAATTTTTTTGATTATATAATTTTAGGAGATGTATTAGAACACTTAATAAATCCGTGGGAAGTTATGGGTAAGTTGAAAAGATATTTGAAATTATCAGGAAAAATTATAGCGAGTATTCCAAATTTAATCCATATAACGATTATTAGAGATATTCTTAATGGGAAATTTACTTATACAGATCAAGGAATTTTAGATAGAACACATTTAAGATTTTTTACTTTAGAAGAAATAAGAAAATTATTTACTGTGACTGGATATGAAATTAATGATATAAAATATAATAATATTTATGTAAATGAACCAGATCATCAATTAATAAACGAACTTTGTAGAATTACAAATGAAGAAATGAGGAGTCAATATTATATATATCAGTATCGTATAAAAGCGGGTAAAATTATAGATCCTAATAGGTATATTAAACCAGAGTTAATTAAGTTAAAATATATGCTTATGAGAATTGATAATGATGTTTATGATATTGAAACTATCGATTATATATTTAATATGTATGAAAATAATGAAGATTATTTTATATATGATATTAAGTATTTTATTAATAAAGAGATTATCAATAAAGAAAAAGTTATTGATAAAATAAAACAAGAAGCTTCTAATAGAAATTTAGATGAACTTATTATTTCTTTAGGGGGATTAATGTAA
- a CDS encoding glycosyltransferase, translating into MEAFKIIQDKISNWNVELVGNIDPNFSNYLNKYFKENPNLVDRIILSGRLDKRLLKKSYEDAKIFCLTSQCEACANVFAESLSNGCYLISSDVDGVLDITDFGHYGKILPTNNAYVLAQILLETCNNDNLLKTNCKNSQIYAKSNLKWIDICHRLDNLIKYV; encoded by the coding sequence ATAGAGGCATTCAAAATCATACAAGATAAAATAAGTAATTGGAATGTAGAACTAGTTGGAAATATAGATCCAAATTTCTCAAATTATTTAAATAAATATTTTAAAGAAAATCCTAATTTAGTTGATAGGATTATTTTAAGTGGAAGGTTAGATAAAAGATTATTAAAAAAAAGCTATGAAGATGCTAAAATATTTTGTTTAACTTCCCAATGTGAAGCATGTGCTAATGTATTTGCTGAGTCCTTATCAAACGGATGTTATTTAATCTCTTCTGATGTAGATGGTGTATTAGATATTACTGATTTTGGACACTACGGAAAGATACTTCCAACAAACAATGCATATGTACTTGCTCAAATTCTGTTAGAAACTTGTAATAATGATAATTTGCTAAAAACAAATTGTAAAAATTCTCAAATATATGCAAAAAGTAATTTAAAATGGATTGATATTTGTCATAGATTAGATAATTTAATTAAGTATGTATAA